The Rhodamnia argentea isolate NSW1041297 chromosome 7, ASM2092103v1, whole genome shotgun sequence genome contains the following window.
TAAAAAATAGCTTATAAGTCAGCAAGTGTCTGTATTCTGGCGATAAAGAGAAAGTGAACTTAGATAGCAGAAGAGACAGAAGTATCTTTAGTTCTGTTATCCCAAAGTTCTGGCCAATACAAGTTCATATCCCTGTCCCAAAAGGCATGAACAGATGCGGAAGCTTGCATGCGGAAGAAATGCCATCTGCAAACCTTTCTGGATGGAACTCATGGGCATTGTTGCCCCAGATGGCTGGATCCGGATGCAACAGCGTGATTGGGAACCAGATGTTGACACCTTTTGGAATCACAAAGTCCCCAAACTTCATTTCCTTTGATGTTTCTCTAGTCAAGAATGGTCCGGGAGAATATAGGCGCAACGTTTCATAAATCAACATGTTTAACTGCACAGCGAGAGAAAATAACTGATTAGCAAGCAGTCCAATAATTAGATTATTTCTAAGCCCAGGGGCAACATGCGAAGGGTCTGCTCGAATGTTGTGCtagcataaataaaaaaacaattgattcaTAAATTAAGCTAGAGAATAATACAGTGAACCACAAAAATTGGCGCTAGGAATCAGGTCCTGCCCTAACTAACCCATGCCTACAATTTCCCTTTGCAAGGATACTTTGATTTGTGAATCAGGGAGTAACAGGAAAATTTAGAAGTACCAATTTCATTTTGCGCAGCTTATCCATAGTAGGGACCTGATTTCCAAGGATCTCTACCACCTGGGCATGCACGTGCCCCTGCCACTCAGGATGGTGTGCTAAAAGTATTAAAGCGAAGGTAGCACCACTGGCAGTTGTTTCATGCCCACCGAAGAATATGCCCTTGCAATTGCCTACAATGACACTCGATCCACAGCCATAATTGTTGACTAAGGCCTGTAAGATGCTCGGCTTCTCAGCATTGTAATCGTCGTCCATCAGCTTCAGAACAGATTATCCGACTTCTTTTCCTATCCTCCTAATGTCGCAAGCAGTCTCTGTAAACATGTGGAAAGAGTTTAAGTTTCAGAACAGATAATTTTGCCCATGCACAAAATTTTGAAGATGTTAAAAAGCTGCAAGATTAATATGAATTGCTTTGTCCGGGAAGCATGATATGCAAGGGTTTAAGGTTTCTTGAGAATTTAAAAGAAGGAACTTTTGCTACATATGTCACAGGAAATGTGAAACAGTAGCTGACAAAAGGTAAACATGTGGAATTATGCCTGCATCTCCGTTACTGTCTGAATGAACGCATAAACTTATCAGTCAGAACTTGTCATAGAAACTTGAAAGCAAACTTTAACAAATCTACCGCTCCAATTAGAGTTTTTTAACACTGAAGAAGGAGGCACCCTCACCTTACACCGGGAAGACCAACAAGGGCATGCTGCTTGCTTAGCAAATCCTGAAGCTCTAAcatctttgaaaaaatttcattgcCAATAAGATAATTGCTCCCAAAACATGCTTTTGAAATCATTTCGGCAGATAGGCTTTTTAAATCCTTCGTCAACCCGTACTGAAGCAACTCCCCCAGCTTCCTCCATTTGAGATTGCCACTTTTCCAAGACAGAGACGGCAGATTCAACCATCATGTCCACCATTActtatgcaaaaaataataataatcacgtGCGAGTAACATGTAGATTAGCTATTCTGTCAAAAATTAACAGCTTCACGTGCAAATAAACGCAGCTCAAGCAAGGGCTGTGCCACTGCGTACTCGATAGAACCTGCCTAGTTAATTCCCACCTTTATTTTGTCATTGAAGAATTCTGGCGCAATGACTTTTCTCTGGAGTTCCCAGGATTTTCCTTTTGAAGTGATGATGCTGTCATAACCCAACAGGATTCCCCTATTGTCTCTCAGGTACGCAGACCTTCCGAATTCAGTAGACTTACACTGACAGAACTCCCTCACTATGTCAAAGTCGCATATACATGCAATCACCATGTTCCCCAGGGTGAATGCAAACACAGGACCTGCAATAACCGTAGTGTTCTCAGCAGCTAAAGATGATCGTCCTAAGCTAGTGAAAACTCCTAAACACAATGATGTGAACAAAGATTGCAGTAGAAGAGAACTTGTTTACCATAGTCAGATCTCCATTTCTCAATGTGGGGAAATAGGCGGGACATGTAATCATGCGAAACACGATTGCCGATGCTTTGTTGATTCTTCGTGGCTTGCATTTCCAGTTGCATCTTCTTAATGTCCGGGATGTTGCCGAGGAAAAAGGATGGCGCAGGGCCACTGATTCCCTGATGCTGAAGCTTCTTTCTGAGCCAAAGCGGCTTCCACCAGAACAGATTGTAGAGGTACAAGAAAAGGCAAGTGAAGCccacaagagagagaggaggaccCTTAAAGTTGTAGCCATTGATGTCTAAACAGTTGATCCGGTAGCTCTTTCGTGTTTCTTCTTATATGAATGAAAATGGGTAGCACGGGCTTTTCCTCTTGCTGTTTTTAGCAGCTCCAAAAAACTGTGAGCTGCAGATAAAAAACGAACAAGCGTGATGTTCGTCATTCGCATTATATTCGTCACACACTGCACAGCACCAACTCCGCTGCTAAAGGACAAACTGATACGAGTCGGTTTCTTTGTATAAACAGCGCAAGAAACCATGAGAAAAGCTAGGGAACTGCTGTTTCTGATTGGACTTTGGGTGGAAGGGGAACGAATCTTCTTGCACGATTGTTTATTGTGCGTCTTACAGTACGATCTTACAGAACGTGACTAGACCCGCAAGAATACAACTAATCGCCCAGACCAGGGGCTCAACGACCCAGGTACACGTCGAGTGTCGAGTTGTCAAAGTTAGAATCCAGATGCATCTCCATAGCAAATTTGGGCTTAACTACGCTCCGCAAGTCTTAAGAGAGAGCTAATAGTATAAGGCTTCTCATCCAGAGAAAGACAACCATATACCACCATGATTGTATGTAGGCCGAGTAGCATAGGTACACATTGCACCTGCGCGAGCCGTCCTACTCAAGAAAATACAACGCTAAAAAACTCTTAAGACATCTCCATAACAAGTACAGGCAACAGCGAACACAGGAATATATGGTCGTAGAGTCAGCATGCACCATATGCAGTTTCTCAATTTCCAGTGTTCATAAAAATAGAACCCACATTGAAGGTCAGAAAAGAGATCAGACATGTACAACAATTTTGGCATCCCTCATCTGAAAACATTCGAGGAAACCTGGCACGTAATACTGAACTTTATATAAACGTAATGGAAAGCATAGACCGTCTATCACACTGATTTTAAGCCAGTGATTGgaactagaaatttttaaccaGACCATGCCCTCTGTGAATTTCCAGAAGAATGCACATTCAACCTGTCAAGTACTGCATTAAAATCCACGGGCTGCCCACTGTCCTCCAACCGTTGAATGACACTTGCCACATGATCACCCCTAAAACCCATGCTCGCTAGTTTCTCGATCAACTCGCTGTAGGGATGGTTTCGGACAAACTGCGAGTGACTAGGGTTCCGACCCACCAAATTACCACCTGCCGCTGGATGGGGATTCTGAACAGGAAGATTGGTTGCAGGGTATGCACCCTGAGGGAAGTGCATTTGCTGAGGTGGATGATGTGGCCTCGCCATATCTCCTTCATACATCATATATCCACTAGTCGGAGGTACCACACTTTGGGGCCCAGCAGCTTGGTAAGTTTCGCCGGGATGTGCTCCAAAAGTGCCCTTCGGAGGGGGAAGTGGAGGTTGTTGTTGACCCATCCGACCTGGTCCGCCATATTCATAAGATACTGTATCAACACGGCTAGATACAGGTGGTGGAACTCCAGAATAAGACAATTGCATCGCCATGCTATTTGGAAGTGTCTCTGGAGGAGGGTTTGAGGGTTGACTCGGTGGGTAAGGAGAATAAACAGCTGGTGATGGGGATCTGATCTGTGGTTGCAGAGACGGCTGCTGTTGCGGTTGTACCTGCTGAGGTAGTTGCTGAGACCATTGCTGCTGATACTGTGGGAATGGATGCTGTGGTGGTGGTGCAGGTGTCTGATTCACATGAGGCTGCATGGATTGTGGGGCCACTTGAAGTTGAGACATCCTGACATGAGGATCTGAAGCCACGTATTGACTCTGAGGCAGCTGGGTATGTACCGACGTATTTGGAATCTGGGCAGGTTGCAGATAATAGGCTTGCTGTTGGGGAACATTCTGTGCAGGGGCTTGTGATGGATGGGCCACTGGTGGTTGCGGCGGAGACACTTGATGTGGAAGAGCCAGAGCTAGCTGCTGGTCAGATCCATCAGATGCATTATCAGACTTCTTGCTGTCAGATTTAGGTGTTGAAGTTTTCtcctcatttgatttgtcatggCCAGAGGAAGACTCTTTCTGCACAAGCTGAAGCTTGGCTAGTTCTTTCTGAGTTTCAGCAAGTTCTTGTTTGTCTCGCAATATCTGTACTGACCTGTGGACCTGCCAAAAGCCATTGACATTTCAGGCAAGTTGGttatttcaaaatgttcactgtCATAGGACAAAGGACGTGACATCAGTTCAAGCACACATCTCAATAACAGCCTTATCACATGCGAACAATTCCTGAATGTGTCGCATTTCTGCTGTGATAAAATGGCGGAGGATTTAAGAGCCTTTATTCCACAATATAAAGCAACACTCTATCAAAGGTTGTTACTGGAACATGGCCAATGATGCAACACAGAAAAAAGTGGTACCTAAAATCTCATCAACCAATGTAAGCCATACCGTTAACAGATCTCTCTTATCACTTCTCCGTGTATAACTACAACCAACTTTCTCAGATACTGGCTTATGAGATGAGACTTTTCTGCCAGTGACTGTTCAGGTTGTCAAGAAAATGGGCAAATTAACATAGTCAAAACAGCCCAAAGAAAGCAACTTTTAGTGAAACAATGCTCCTATCAATCAAGCTCGACCAGTGTTAGCTTCTCTTCAAGATGAAATAAAAGGACTTCCAAACAGACCTCAGCATCATACATTTGTCTCAATGATACACTAATACCTGCAATATTCCAATTCAAGAGCTTTATCTTTCTCACCACACTGGCTAGTTTCTCCTCCCAGCCGTACAAAGAGGAGATCTTACCACATGAATCATGGCTTGGTGGCAATTATACTTGCAAATTGTAAGGGAATAGGAAGGAGtgcaaaattttcaacaaaatagAAGCGCTCAAATAATGATtacttttcaaataaaaaagaaagagaacaagaagaagag
Protein-coding sequences here:
- the LOC115754466 gene encoding pollen-specific leucine-rich repeat extensin-like protein 1 codes for the protein MASGASGRPSSGSKGFDFASDDILCSYEDYGNQDASNGSHSDSAIGGANPGKDFHKSRLVRPVVYSAPAYSQPEDSFNQDVIAIVEKSMKKHADNLMRFLEGISSRLSELELYCYNLDKSIGEMRSQLNRDHGDADTKLKSLDKHLQEVHRSVQILRDKQELAETQKELAKLQLVQKESSSGHDKSNEEKTSTPKSDSKKSDNASDGSDQQLALALPHQVSPPQPPVAHPSQAPAQNVPQQQAYYLQPAQIPNTSVHTQLPQSQYVASDPHVRMSQLQVAPQSMQPHVNQTPAPPPQHPFPQYQQQWSQQLPQQVQPQQQPSLQPQIRSPSPAVYSPYPPSQPSNPPPETLPNSMAMQLSYSGVPPPVSSRVDTVSYEYGGPGRMGQQQPPLPPPKGTFGAHPGETYQAAGPQSVVPPTSGYMMYEGDMARPHHPPQQMHFPQGAYPATNLPVQNPHPAAGGNLVGRNPSHSQFVRNHPYSELIEKLASMGFRGDHVASVIQRLEDSGQPVDFNAVLDRLNVHSSGNSQRAWSG